In Pseudomonas fluorescens, a genomic segment contains:
- the gmhB gene encoding D-glycero-beta-D-manno-heptose 1,7-bisphosphate 7-phosphatase, with the protein MMLKLLILDRDGVINYDSDAYIKSVAEWIPLPGSIEAIAQLSKAGWTVAIATNQSGIARGYYDIATLDAMHARLRTLVAEQGGEVGLVVYCPHGPDEGCDCRKPKPGMLKTIAEHYNVPLAGLWFVGDSLGDLEAAKAVDSQPVLVKTGKGEKTQAKNLPVGTLIFDDLAAVAAELINN; encoded by the coding sequence ATCATGTTGAAACTGCTGATTCTCGATCGGGACGGAGTCATCAATTACGACTCCGACGCTTACATCAAGTCGGTGGCGGAATGGATTCCATTGCCCGGTTCGATCGAGGCCATCGCGCAGTTGAGCAAAGCCGGCTGGACGGTGGCCATTGCCACCAACCAGTCCGGCATCGCCCGCGGCTATTACGACATCGCCACACTGGACGCCATGCACGCGCGCTTGCGCACATTGGTGGCCGAGCAGGGCGGTGAGGTGGGGCTGGTGGTGTACTGCCCCCACGGGCCGGATGAGGGCTGCGATTGCCGCAAACCCAAGCCTGGCATGCTGAAAACCATTGCAGAACATTACAACGTGCCCCTGGCTGGGCTATGGTTCGTCGGGGACAGCCTCGGTGACCTGGAGGCGGCCAAAGCCGTCGACTCTCAGCCAGTTTTGGTTAAGACCGGGAAAGGCGAAAAGACCCAGGCGAAAAACCTGCCGGTAGGCACCTTGATTTTTGACGATCTGGCGGCGGTTGCCGCAGAACTTATCAACAACTAG
- a CDS encoding lysophospholipid acyltransferase family protein — MSILQAIRTFFFYLLLGTSSFLWCTLSFFIAPFLPFKARYRFINVYWCRCALWLTKVFLNIRFEVKGAENVPDQPCVILSNHQSTWETFFLSAYFSPLSQVLKRELLYVPFFGWAMAMLRPIAIDRDNPKAALKHVAKKGDELLKDGVWVLIFPEGTRVPYGTVGKFSRGGTALAVNAHLPVLPIAHNAGKFWPKTGWAKRAGTITVVIGEPMYAEGEGPRAIAALNDRAAAWNEAQQRAMGSLPPEPVVVETPVI; from the coding sequence ATGTCGATTTTGCAGGCCATCAGAACCTTCTTCTTTTACCTGCTGTTGGGCACCAGCTCGTTTCTCTGGTGCACCCTGAGCTTTTTTATCGCGCCCTTCCTGCCGTTCAAAGCGCGCTATCGCTTCATCAACGTCTATTGGTGCCGCTGTGCGTTGTGGCTGACCAAGGTGTTCCTGAACATCCGTTTCGAGGTCAAGGGCGCGGAAAACGTCCCGGACCAGCCTTGCGTGATTCTGTCGAACCACCAGAGCACCTGGGAGACGTTCTTCCTGTCGGCGTACTTCTCGCCTTTGAGCCAGGTGCTCAAGCGTGAACTGCTGTACGTGCCGTTCTTCGGCTGGGCCATGGCCATGTTGCGGCCGATCGCCATCGACCGTGACAACCCCAAGGCCGCACTCAAGCACGTGGCCAAGAAGGGTGATGAGTTGCTCAAGGACGGTGTGTGGGTGCTGATCTTTCCGGAAGGTACACGCGTGCCCTACGGTACCGTCGGCAAGTTCTCCCGGGGCGGCACCGCGTTGGCGGTCAATGCCCACCTGCCTGTGTTGCCCATTGCCCACAACGCCGGCAAGTTCTGGCCAAAGACCGGTTGGGCCAAGCGTGCTGGCACTATCACTGTGGTGATTGGCGAACCGATGTACGCCGAGGGGGAAGGGCCGCGGGCCATTGCCGCGCTGAATGACCGCGCTGCCGCGTGGAACGAAGCCCAGCAACGCGCCATGGGTTCGCTGCCACCGGAGCCGGTGGTGGTCGAGACGCCGGTGATTTGA
- a CDS encoding CHASE2 domain-containing protein: MMFWRKAEKRQPTHAQRLFHGLVREWLWIGLLLLPITAYLSLSPGLALNNPLYDSLRRLTPLPVDPRILLVTIDDASLKKLGQWPWPRSLHADLIDRLSAAQPAGILFDVIFSEPGNAANDKRLAEAVCNAGNVLLPLVREGTASYSEPGEQMLPLLKCAKGVGHINVEADSDGVVRSLYMREGPPAATAAQLAWLAYQLSGEAQAMPGEPQDSSAQTWHREHAIRIPFIAPHTHFPSVSYVSVLHGEVPSELLRNRLILVGATASGMGDRFVTPLSSTVGTTAGVEIQANVLNGLLQGRSIVDLPGWLAATMATFLVALLLGLLLYRPRYALWMTLGCMAVALLGSWALLRLGHWWSPAACLIGLLLSYLIWNWRRLSVILAYFGWELARLDNEPKVLPERRRAPASKGDVLQARIFALEQAVGRTRDTRRFMADGLECLPVATLITDPKGNILLANRIARDVFGNDLVSENLLEQLADLGYPPLHNGVRPALAALELVEFRDIHQRSLRMELAPLLPADGDVALGWLLSLTDLSKEREAQQHRETMLRFLSHDLRAPHSAILALLDVHNGESPVFAQIEQQVRRALSLTESFVQLAKAEADGYQFQPTLFAMLVMDAFDQVALIAQLKGIHLVHDLDEADEGMVSADQSLLTRSLFNVLENAIKYSPSGTTVRLRHSSAQGWLECRISDQGPGIAAEDLPELFSQYRRFESAQGSEGLGLGLTMVKAVVERHGGLIRCESVVGKGTTFSLQLPLLED, from the coding sequence ATGATGTTCTGGCGCAAGGCCGAGAAACGCCAACCCACCCATGCCCAACGCCTGTTCCACGGGTTGGTCCGCGAGTGGTTGTGGATCGGTTTACTGTTGCTGCCGATCACGGCCTATCTGTCCTTGAGCCCCGGCCTCGCCCTGAACAATCCGTTGTATGACAGCCTGCGCCGTCTTACCCCCTTACCCGTTGACCCACGCATCTTGCTGGTAACAATTGATGACGCGAGCTTGAAAAAGCTCGGCCAATGGCCCTGGCCACGCAGCTTGCACGCCGACTTGATCGATCGCCTGAGTGCCGCGCAACCGGCAGGCATTCTGTTTGATGTGATCTTCAGCGAGCCCGGCAACGCTGCCAACGACAAACGCCTGGCCGAGGCAGTGTGCAACGCGGGGAATGTGCTGTTGCCACTGGTGCGCGAGGGCACCGCCAGCTACAGCGAGCCAGGGGAGCAGATGCTGCCGCTGCTCAAATGCGCCAAGGGCGTTGGGCATATTAATGTTGAGGCGGACAGCGACGGCGTGGTGCGCAGCCTGTACATGCGTGAAGGACCGCCTGCAGCCACCGCCGCGCAGTTGGCGTGGTTGGCGTACCAGTTGAGCGGCGAAGCCCAGGCCATGCCGGGGGAGCCCCAGGATTCAAGTGCTCAAACCTGGCATCGCGAGCACGCCATCCGTATCCCTTTCATCGCGCCGCACACTCATTTTCCCAGCGTGTCCTACGTCAGCGTATTACATGGTGAAGTCCCTTCCGAACTGCTACGTAATCGCCTGATCCTGGTGGGGGCTACCGCTTCGGGGATGGGTGACCGGTTCGTTACACCCCTCTCCTCCACCGTGGGCACGACCGCGGGGGTGGAGATCCAGGCCAACGTGCTCAATGGCTTGCTGCAAGGGCGCAGCATTGTCGATCTGCCTGGCTGGTTGGCGGCAACGATGGCGACGTTCCTGGTGGCGTTGTTGCTCGGCCTGCTGCTGTACCGGCCGCGCTATGCATTGTGGATGACGTTGGGCTGCATGGCGGTTGCGCTGCTCGGTTCCTGGGCGTTGTTACGCCTGGGGCACTGGTGGTCGCCGGCGGCCTGCCTGATTGGCCTGCTGTTGAGTTACCTGATCTGGAATTGGCGCCGCTTGAGTGTGATCCTCGCCTATTTCGGCTGGGAACTGGCGCGGCTGGATAACGAACCCAAAGTACTGCCCGAACGCCGTCGCGCGCCGGCCAGCAAGGGGGATGTGTTGCAGGCGCGTATCTTCGCCCTTGAGCAAGCTGTCGGTCGTACGCGGGACACTCGCCGCTTTATGGCCGATGGCCTGGAGTGCCTGCCGGTGGCGACGCTGATCACCGACCCCAAAGGCAACATCCTGCTGGCTAACCGCATCGCCCGCGATGTGTTCGGTAATGACCTGGTCAGCGAAAACCTTCTCGAACAACTCGCTGACCTGGGGTATCCACCGTTGCATAACGGCGTGCGACCCGCGCTTGCGGCGCTCGAACTCGTCGAGTTCCGCGACATTCATCAACGCAGCCTGCGAATGGAACTTGCGCCGCTGTTGCCCGCCGACGGTGACGTCGCACTCGGATGGCTACTGAGCCTGACAGACCTGAGTAAGGAACGTGAGGCCCAGCAGCACCGCGAGACGATGCTGCGCTTCCTCTCTCACGACTTGCGCGCACCCCACTCGGCGATCCTCGCGCTGTTGGATGTGCACAATGGTGAGTCGCCCGTATTCGCCCAGATCGAGCAACAGGTTCGACGTGCCTTGAGCCTCACCGAGTCCTTCGTGCAATTGGCCAAGGCGGAAGCTGACGGCTACCAATTCCAGCCGACGCTGTTCGCCATGCTGGTGATGGATGCCTTCGACCAGGTGGCGCTGATTGCGCAGCTCAAGGGCATTCACTTGGTCCATGACCTCGACGAGGCGGACGAAGGCATGGTTTCAGCCGATCAATCGTTGCTCACGCGTTCGTTGTTCAACGTGCTGGAGAATGCGATCAAGTATTCCCCGTCCGGTACCACGGTAAGGTTGAGACACAGCAGCGCACAAGGCTGGTTGGAATGCCGCATCAGCGACCAGGGCCCGGGGATTGCCGCTGAAGATTTACCCGAGCTGTTCAGCCAGTATCGGCGCTTCGAGTCCGCTCAAGGCAGTGAAGGTCTTGGATTGGGGCTGACCATGGTCAAGGCCGTTGTAGAGCGCCATGGTGGCCTTATCAGGTGTGAAAGTGTGGTAGGCAAAGGCACCACATTCAGCCTGCAACTGCCCTTGTTGGAAGACTGA
- a CDS encoding FecR family protein — protein MTLSPRATRRTLPALLILVASASAGAKTRPPYLDDDFLCRAQPLPAVVQHVTGDAWKLDPRGKAMPLQEGMTIDEQEGVKTSASAFVSLSLGDGSRLVLPSSSQVRLRLVEKRSIPQVILEQGQVEAYVIKRASDYDRFQIITPVGVLGVRGTHFRVRDDGEQSMLEVLDGQVAVNRALKTAPAEAEVKVDGRQGLLFKQQGDLHPVELLSAPRLIGQDGQKGDAPVWRLYLRPLPGARRYRAQVATDKAFMNIQQENFSSEPKMSFTGLKASFYHVRVSAYDEHGLEGETGVYDIFYYPPATQAQASGG, from the coding sequence ATGACCCTCTCTCCCCGCGCGACGCGCCGTACCCTCCCCGCCCTGTTGATCCTGGTAGCTTCGGCCAGCGCCGGTGCCAAGACGCGTCCCCCCTACCTCGATGATGATTTTCTTTGCCGTGCGCAACCTTTGCCGGCCGTCGTCCAGCATGTCACCGGGGATGCCTGGAAACTCGACCCGCGAGGCAAGGCAATGCCTTTGCAGGAAGGCATGACCATCGATGAGCAGGAGGGTGTGAAGACATCGGCGTCGGCGTTTGTCAGCCTGTCGTTGGGGGATGGCTCGCGGCTGGTGCTGCCCTCCAGTTCCCAGGTGCGCTTGCGCCTGGTCGAGAAGCGGTCGATTCCGCAGGTCATACTCGAACAAGGCCAGGTTGAAGCGTATGTGATCAAGCGAGCCAGTGATTACGACCGGTTCCAGATCATCACCCCTGTCGGTGTGTTGGGTGTGCGAGGCACGCACTTTCGAGTACGTGATGACGGTGAACAGTCCATGCTGGAGGTGCTTGATGGTCAGGTGGCGGTCAATCGCGCCCTGAAAACCGCGCCTGCCGAAGCAGAGGTCAAGGTCGATGGCCGGCAAGGCCTGCTGTTCAAGCAACAAGGTGATCTTCACCCCGTTGAGTTACTGTCCGCGCCCAGGCTTATCGGCCAGGATGGGCAGAAAGGTGATGCGCCGGTCTGGCGTTTGTACCTGCGACCGTTGCCCGGTGCCCGGCGGTATCGCGCCCAAGTGGCGACTGATAAAGCCTTTATGAACATCCAGCAGGAAAACTTTTCCAGTGAGCCGAAAATGAGCTTCACTGGGCTCAAGGCATCGTTCTATCACGTTCGTGTATCGGCGTATGACGAGCATGGCCTGGAAGGAGAAACCGGGGTCTATGACATCTTCTACTACCCGCCCGCCACGCAGGCGCAGGCTTCCGGTGGCTGA
- a CDS encoding response regulator transcription factor, with the protein MRVAILDDEPAELRRVEQTLRQIPSITEQPWSLHCFERGEDLLRQLRRETFDLLILDWQLPDISGIAILRWTREHMEAPPAVIMLTSRDAESDIVTALNSGADDYVSKPFRPNELKARVTAVLRRHGFQKSANNEVQSFNDLTFDDAELTVTRAGKPINLTEREYRLASCLFANLARPLSREYLYERFWSHEEMVSSRPLDTHIYRLRNKLGLTADRGWQLLTIYGYGYRLESVAPATQR; encoded by the coding sequence ATGCGTGTCGCAATACTGGATGACGAACCCGCTGAACTGCGGCGGGTGGAACAGACACTGCGACAAATCCCCAGTATCACGGAACAGCCCTGGTCTCTGCATTGCTTCGAACGCGGTGAAGACCTGCTGCGCCAACTGCGCCGCGAAACCTTTGACCTGCTGATACTCGACTGGCAATTGCCTGATATCAGTGGCATCGCGATACTGCGCTGGACACGCGAACACATGGAAGCGCCCCCCGCGGTCATCATGCTGACCAGCCGTGATGCCGAGAGCGATATTGTCACTGCGCTCAACAGCGGCGCCGATGATTACGTCAGCAAACCCTTTCGACCCAATGAGCTCAAAGCGCGAGTCACCGCCGTTTTGCGTCGGCATGGTTTTCAGAAGTCCGCGAACAACGAAGTACAAAGCTTCAACGACCTGACCTTCGATGACGCCGAACTCACTGTTACCCGTGCGGGCAAACCAATCAACCTGACCGAACGCGAGTACCGATTGGCCAGTTGCTTGTTTGCCAATCTGGCACGGCCGCTTTCCCGAGAGTACCTCTATGAGCGGTTCTGGAGCCATGAGGAAATGGTCTCTTCAAGACCGTTGGATACGCATATCTATCGGCTGCGTAACAAGCTTGGCCTGACGGCCGACCGGGGTTGGCAGCTGTTGACCATCTATGGGTATGGGTATCGGTTGGAGAGTGTGGCGCCGGCGACTCAACGCTGA
- a CDS encoding SDR family NAD(P)-dependent oxidoreductase codes for MASILITGVSTGIGNALARYHLARGDEVLAVSRNPAANIPPQEHFHFMRCDLTDIERAPAILQTLLSRTPAPVETVYLNAGRFGGAPQLATQTSMQEFNSVLALNLGAVKMVLDIMLSATPPPSTVVFSSSISALRQRAGMLSYSVSKAALNALAKIYQLENPHTFFAVLGLCNVQTTVARTIMAADERFSDLVALRQRAAVPGYIVDADSRAGHIVQVLAERHRNGLKSGEFQEIRDLLNQPLKEETRNDPIHT; via the coding sequence ATGGCTAGCATATTGATCACCGGTGTAAGCACCGGTATCGGCAACGCCCTGGCACGCTATCACCTGGCCAGGGGCGACGAGGTGCTCGCGGTGTCACGAAATCCTGCGGCCAATATCCCGCCACAGGAGCACTTCCACTTTATGCGGTGCGATTTGACCGATATCGAGCGCGCACCGGCAATCTTGCAGACGTTACTATCGCGCACCCCTGCCCCGGTAGAGACCGTCTACCTGAATGCGGGACGGTTCGGCGGCGCGCCCCAACTGGCCACGCAGACCTCGATGCAGGAGTTCAATAGCGTCTTGGCGCTCAACCTGGGCGCCGTAAAAATGGTCCTGGATATTATGCTGAGTGCGACGCCGCCCCCCAGTACCGTGGTCTTCTCATCATCGATTTCGGCACTGCGCCAACGTGCGGGGATGCTCTCATATTCCGTATCCAAGGCAGCGTTGAATGCTCTGGCAAAAATCTATCAATTGGAAAACCCACACACATTCTTTGCAGTTCTGGGGCTCTGCAACGTCCAGACGACTGTGGCGCGGACCATCATGGCGGCGGATGAACGTTTCAGCGATCTTGTCGCGCTGCGGCAACGAGCGGCAGTTCCCGGCTACATCGTCGACGCCGACTCCCGCGCTGGGCATATTGTCCAGGTTTTGGCCGAGCGCCATCGTAATGGACTGAAATCGGGAGAGTTCCAAGAAATTCGCGACTTGCTGAACCAACCACTCAAGGAGGAGACCCGCAATGACCCAATCCACACATGA
- a CDS encoding SDR family NAD(P)-dependent oxidoreductase, giving the protein MEFQDKNVVITGGASGIGLAVAKQLAGAGARLFLMSRNEQKAAAALEILGASAQFIFCDVASETSVAEAFGKVAGEVDQLHYAINNAGITAPYAPIATIQPQDWNRVIHTNLNGPLYCLQKELALISQYPDGAIVNVSSCAGVMPMANQAAYVASKTALNALTQVAAMENACDSDSGFAVRVNAVAPGPTLGGMNSPERLAAHPENTQRKRDVTAMKRFAQPEEIADAIMFLLSKRSSYITGTVLSADGGYHIGKF; this is encoded by the coding sequence ATGGAATTTCAAGACAAGAACGTCGTCATCACCGGCGGAGCAAGCGGTATCGGCCTAGCCGTGGCAAAGCAACTGGCCGGAGCGGGCGCGCGGCTGTTCCTGATGAGCAGAAACGAGCAAAAGGCTGCCGCCGCTCTGGAGATACTCGGGGCTTCGGCGCAGTTCATCTTTTGCGATGTAGCGTCGGAAACTTCAGTAGCCGAAGCCTTCGGGAAGGTGGCTGGCGAGGTTGATCAGTTGCACTACGCCATCAACAACGCAGGCATTACCGCCCCCTACGCGCCGATCGCGACAATCCAGCCGCAGGACTGGAACAGGGTCATCCACACCAACCTGAACGGCCCCCTTTACTGCCTGCAAAAAGAACTGGCATTGATCAGCCAGTACCCCGATGGAGCGATCGTCAATGTTTCCTCGTGCGCTGGCGTGATGCCGATGGCCAATCAGGCGGCCTACGTCGCCAGCAAGACAGCGCTCAATGCCTTGACGCAGGTCGCCGCCATGGAGAATGCCTGCGACAGCGATTCCGGCTTTGCCGTGCGCGTCAACGCCGTAGCGCCCGGGCCGACACTGGGAGGTATGAACTCTCCGGAACGGCTGGCTGCCCATCCGGAAAACACCCAGCGCAAGCGTGACGTGACGGCCATGAAGCGCTTTGCCCAGCCAGAGGAAATCGCCGATGCGATCATGTTTTTGCTGAGCAAGAGATCCAGCTATATCACCGGCACAGTGCTCAGCGCCGATGGCGGCTATCACATCGGCAAATTCTAG
- a CDS encoding NADH:flavin oxidoreductase, giving the protein MSYELSQRPLVIGKSVSLKNRLYFAPMGIDLATSDGSLSEEMLTFYQHVIDGGCAMVVLGNSSIAPSTRLHARGLCLHSDANLEKLAPLVEYGHQRDCPVVVQLQHYGAQGGTQISGQPLLCPSRSALSGSSGADLLVEMSVEDIDAVCDQFAQAALRARQAGAKMVQLQASNGYLLSSFLSPWTNHRRDAYGASPLKRARFLLEVIDRIHRVTAGDLEVSVRLGIDDCLGTSGQQPELLEDVVAALADAGTSAIMCSITIKETFRYMLSAHPEIQRQFVEGVRLIKSFTSLPVGYAGFIGSLQEAEDQLRLGHCDLVGMSRALFADNDLISKSLAGHEDQVQQCRFDGNCFRDKSNPQLDRVYCCVNEHYKRPAHIHYGNQ; this is encoded by the coding sequence ATGAGCTATGAGCTTTCACAACGCCCACTGGTGATCGGTAAGAGCGTTTCGCTGAAAAACCGATTGTATTTCGCCCCGATGGGCATCGACCTGGCCACCTCGGACGGTTCGCTGTCCGAAGAAATGCTCACTTTCTATCAACATGTGATCGACGGTGGCTGCGCCATGGTGGTACTGGGCAACTCCTCCATAGCGCCCTCCACGCGCCTGCATGCGCGAGGCCTGTGCCTGCACAGCGATGCCAACCTGGAAAAGCTCGCGCCGCTGGTGGAGTACGGCCACCAGCGGGACTGTCCGGTGGTGGTGCAACTTCAGCATTACGGAGCCCAAGGTGGCACGCAGATCAGCGGCCAACCGCTGCTTTGCCCGAGCCGCAGTGCGTTATCCGGTAGCAGCGGTGCCGATCTGTTGGTAGAGATGAGTGTCGAGGACATCGACGCTGTCTGCGATCAGTTTGCCCAAGCGGCTCTGCGTGCCAGACAGGCCGGCGCCAAAATGGTCCAGCTCCAGGCATCCAACGGCTATCTGCTGAGCAGTTTTCTATCGCCCTGGACCAACCATCGGCGTGACGCCTATGGCGCCAGCCCGCTCAAGCGAGCGCGGTTCCTGCTGGAAGTCATCGACCGCATTCATAGGGTTACCGCTGGAGACCTGGAGGTTTCCGTGCGCCTGGGCATCGATGATTGTCTGGGCACCAGCGGGCAGCAACCGGAACTGCTCGAGGACGTAGTGGCTGCTCTGGCGGACGCCGGGACGTCGGCAATCATGTGCTCGATCACCATCAAGGAAACCTTCCGCTACATGCTTTCTGCCCATCCTGAGATTCAGCGACAGTTCGTCGAAGGGGTGCGGCTGATCAAGTCGTTCACCTCGCTCCCGGTCGGCTATGCCGGTTTCATTGGCTCGCTGCAGGAGGCAGAAGATCAACTGCGGCTGGGTCACTGTGATCTGGTCGGCATGAGCCGAGCCCTTTTTGCCGATAACGACCTGATCAGCAAGTCGCTCGCCGGCCATGAGGATCAGGTCCAGCAATGCCGGTTTGACGGTAACTGCTTTCGAGACAAGAGCAATCCGCAACTCGATCGGGTGTATTGCTGCGTGAATGAGCATTACAAGCGGCCCGCTCACATCCATTACGGGAATCAATAA
- a CDS encoding AfsA-related hotdog domain-containing protein, translating to MNCADLIDPHLLHKDSPKDVLIARPRLILPSFLSTTIGAEILAGNAQDQALFEALYSAQDGQYVLRYLPLKISAEQASTLSTFEIRLTDFYTECGDHFILTAEFIPLQAQRYLAQHFQGGDAEIPSDQVLRMIECLEALAQWDKARQGSYLLINDTKNYYFYNKQHEHVPGLMLIEVARQAMYYYVYNYLGHRRGAVSISIEDLRISFNAYTESAYEVEIVVQQAQGLRRSQPKSIDKCANFYQNGRLVSRLWLQGAVIKLPLFKRMRSLNYPQDHWFTPSDRLPKNILVHHADSVLQARLSLLSVLGVLVTHQAGAIDWSTVSTVSLYIEGGGFLSLPVASTCSTGESDQRVLVFGKLSKDQASELRETIKCHCFFAGQMRWAAASSPAPLAHEQIVA from the coding sequence ATGAACTGCGCAGACTTGATTGACCCCCATCTGTTGCACAAAGACAGCCCCAAGGATGTCCTGATCGCTCGACCAAGGCTGATTCTGCCCAGTTTTCTCAGTACTACGATTGGTGCAGAAATACTGGCTGGCAACGCGCAGGATCAGGCCCTGTTCGAGGCGCTGTACAGTGCGCAAGATGGCCAGTATGTGCTGCGCTATCTGCCCTTGAAAATCAGTGCGGAACAGGCGAGCACACTCTCCACCTTCGAGATCCGCCTGACTGATTTCTATACCGAGTGCGGCGACCACTTCATCCTCACGGCTGAATTCATCCCCCTGCAGGCCCAACGCTACCTTGCCCAGCATTTTCAGGGCGGTGATGCCGAAATACCGTCCGACCAGGTATTACGCATGATCGAGTGCCTTGAAGCGCTCGCGCAGTGGGATAAGGCCAGGCAGGGGTCTTATCTGTTGATCAATGACACCAAGAATTACTACTTCTATAACAAGCAGCACGAACATGTGCCGGGCCTGATGTTGATCGAGGTGGCCAGGCAAGCCATGTACTACTACGTCTACAACTACTTGGGGCACCGGCGCGGCGCAGTTTCCATTTCCATCGAAGACTTGCGCATTTCCTTCAATGCCTACACCGAATCGGCCTATGAAGTCGAAATCGTGGTGCAGCAGGCCCAGGGCCTCAGGCGATCACAACCCAAGTCCATCGACAAGTGCGCGAACTTCTATCAGAACGGTCGGCTGGTGTCGCGTCTTTGGCTGCAAGGCGCAGTGATCAAGTTACCGCTGTTCAAACGCATGCGCTCGTTGAACTACCCTCAGGATCATTGGTTTACCCCTTCCGATCGCTTGCCCAAGAACATCCTCGTGCATCACGCCGATAGCGTGTTGCAAGCCAGGCTGAGCCTGCTCTCGGTACTGGGAGTGCTGGTGACTCATCAAGCCGGGGCCATCGATTGGAGCACGGTCAGCACCGTATCGCTCTACATCGAAGGGGGTGGTTTCCTCAGCCTGCCAGTTGCTTCGACCTGCTCCACCGGCGAATCCGACCAGCGGGTGCTGGTGTTCGGTAAGTTGTCCAAGGACCAGGCCAGCGAACTCCGTGAAACGATCAAGTGCCACTGCTTCTTTGCCGGGCAGATGCGATGGGCCGCGGCCTCTTCACCAGCCCCTCTGGCCCACGAGCAAATCGTGGCATGA
- a CDS encoding DUF2867 domain-containing protein yields the protein MKTPNAQIPPCASLVAELHELGFLHSASAIIDTESTVFELYCLMTAATPAWLKGAFRLRDSISQHFHVEKIGGFSGVTPECVPTVGEKLDFFTVEALSAHKLVLTSRDTHLAVMVSIDTTLTQPRCLHITTSVKTFNTFGRLYMLPVAPVHGPIIKLLLSRLPLHSPIRSLGDRNP from the coding sequence ATGAAGACGCCAAACGCCCAGATCCCACCGTGCGCCAGCCTGGTGGCCGAGCTCCATGAGCTAGGTTTTCTGCATTCGGCCAGCGCGATCATCGACACCGAATCCACGGTATTCGAACTGTATTGCCTGATGACGGCCGCGACGCCCGCCTGGCTCAAAGGTGCGTTCAGGCTGCGCGACAGCATCTCGCAGCACTTTCACGTCGAGAAGATCGGCGGGTTCTCGGGCGTCACACCAGAGTGCGTCCCGACGGTCGGCGAAAAGCTCGATTTCTTCACCGTCGAGGCCCTCAGCGCACACAAGCTGGTACTGACCTCACGCGATACCCATCTGGCGGTCATGGTCTCGATCGATACAACACTCACGCAACCGCGTTGCCTGCATATCACCACCTCCGTCAAGACCTTCAATACTTTCGGCCGCCTCTACATGCTGCCGGTGGCGCCGGTACATGGGCCCATCATTAAGCTTTTGCTGTCCCGTCTCCCCCTACATTCCCCAATTCGCTCACTTGGAGATCGCAACCCATGA
- a CDS encoding NAD(P)H-dependent oxidoreductase, translating into MKKVIVISGHPDLSVSRVNIAIMSKISHRGVKVHSLSCAVTPTGFDVRAEQALLDAHDRIVLLFPLYWYSCPAIMKQWIDEVFTPGYAYARGGDKLKNKEFMIVTTVGAPSTGYRAGGFNRYTLDELLRPLQQTVAYVKGIYLPVVGVYESVFIDDESIDVIAQNVAEQVIEDQASADQLYENMLLQAEQAQIALLQ; encoded by the coding sequence ATGAAAAAAGTCATTGTCATTTCGGGGCATCCGGATCTCTCGGTTTCCCGCGTCAATATCGCGATCATGAGCAAGATCAGCCATCGTGGCGTCAAGGTCCATAGCCTGTCTTGCGCGGTAACGCCCACCGGGTTCGATGTTCGTGCAGAGCAGGCGTTGCTCGATGCCCATGACCGCATCGTGTTGCTGTTTCCGTTGTATTGGTATTCCTGCCCGGCAATCATGAAACAGTGGATCGATGAAGTGTTCACCCCCGGCTATGCCTACGCACGCGGTGGCGACAAGCTCAAGAACAAGGAGTTCATGATCGTCACCACAGTGGGGGCGCCATCCACAGGCTACCGCGCTGGCGGGTTCAACCGTTACACACTGGATGAATTGCTCAGGCCTTTGCAGCAGACGGTGGCGTACGTCAAAGGTATCTACCTGCCTGTCGTCGGGGTTTACGAATCGGTATTCATCGACGACGAATCAATCGACGTCATCGCTCAGAATGTCGCCGAACAGGTCATTGAGGACCAGGCATCCGCCGACCAGCTCTACGAAAACATGCTATTGCAGGCCGAGCAGGCGCAAATCGCCCTGCTGCAATAA